A DNA window from Halorubrum sp. DM2 contains the following coding sequences:
- a CDS encoding phosphatase PAP2 family protein: MTGLVAADRGLGETAFVEALPEIVTVVFAAVTHLADPWFLFALLAVGYWFASDGTAGSPRRAGATAIAAVTCAYAATALGKAWFVVPRPPGAMGPADVPTWLPALLSGWYEAQVLSDGFGFPSGHATGGAAAYLALALLYDRIWTPKPRYVAAAGVAVAVAASRVVIEVHYLVDVVAGLIVGSGVVFGALWLAGDPRVRRSPAADSPDGPTAELNPEPAFLTAAGLSLVAAGVALAGGHTDEVVEAGIGIATGFGGAIGWRLVDGDEPPLSVRVAVPALAVTGALWVGAYAFAGTLPVTLAATTAAVVAVVALPALPEYAGRPD; encoded by the coding sequence GTGACCGGACTCGTCGCCGCGGACCGCGGACTCGGCGAGACCGCGTTCGTCGAGGCGCTCCCCGAGATTGTCACGGTCGTCTTCGCCGCGGTCACGCACCTCGCGGACCCGTGGTTTCTCTTCGCGCTGCTCGCGGTCGGCTACTGGTTCGCGAGCGACGGGACCGCGGGGTCGCCGCGCCGCGCCGGAGCTACGGCCATCGCGGCCGTCACCTGCGCGTACGCCGCGACGGCGCTCGGCAAGGCGTGGTTCGTGGTGCCCCGGCCGCCCGGCGCGATGGGGCCGGCGGACGTGCCGACGTGGCTCCCCGCCCTCCTCTCGGGCTGGTACGAGGCGCAGGTGCTCTCCGACGGGTTCGGCTTCCCGAGCGGTCACGCCACCGGTGGCGCGGCCGCGTACCTCGCGCTCGCACTGCTGTACGACCGGATCTGGACGCCGAAACCCCGGTACGTCGCTGCCGCGGGGGTCGCCGTCGCCGTCGCGGCCTCGCGCGTCGTCATCGAGGTCCACTACCTCGTCGACGTGGTCGCGGGGCTGATCGTCGGGAGCGGGGTCGTGTTCGGCGCGCTGTGGCTCGCCGGGGACCCGCGGGTCCGCCGGTCGCCGGCGGCGGACTCCCCGGACGGTCCGACCGCCGAACTGAATCCGGAACCCGCGTTCCTGACGGCCGCCGGGCTCTCGCTCGTCGCCGCCGGCGTCGCCCTCGCGGGCGGGCACACCGACGAGGTCGTCGAGGCGGGCATCGGGATCGCCACCGGCTTCGGCGGCGCGATCGGGTGGCGGCTCGTCGACGGCGACGAGCCGCCGCTGTCGGTCCGGGTCGCGGTCCCCGCGCTGGCGGTCACCGGCGCGCTGTGGGTCGGCGCGTACGCGTTCGCCGGGACGCTCCCGGTGACGCTGGCGGCGACGACCGCCGCCGTGGTCGCCGTCGTCGCGCTGCCGGCCCTCCCGGAGTACGCGGGACGGCCGGACTGA
- a CDS encoding YihY/virulence factor BrkB family protein, whose product MFRHSRTAFGTVRRVADLAIDRQVTFLAAAIAYYAFVSLVPALLLLVVVATAVFGETIAAELVASTGDFLTPAGEEAVVGAVSSAGGRTGASLLGLGVLLWSTLKVFRGLDTAFVSLYGGDETPGFLKQVVDAASVVVAVGVGIGVMVVVGAFVAAADAVPLVEAASVLALPAFLAAVFLPMYYLLPQPTVSVREALPGAAFAAVCWTLLQAGFQVYAVSAAQYQVYGVIGGILLLVTWLYLAAVVVVLGGVVNVVLAGRTTLDGPDRTGATARPAASADDAADRQLQHDRGRLTGMNGESDASGDDDERPRGAPDVAALEAEVRELRSQLDEFEDDVERRTVDKPEVESELKRYVRSRMRRGHARGWGPYLVLLYGTVLTLVALTSLQGIYAVGAIVVLGLSTLGLYTIFVVVGVGLNLLETPGKALDYARDRGDD is encoded by the coding sequence GTGTTCCGACACTCGCGCACCGCGTTCGGCACGGTTCGGCGCGTCGCCGACCTCGCGATCGACCGACAGGTGACGTTTCTCGCGGCCGCGATCGCCTACTACGCGTTCGTCTCGCTCGTCCCCGCGCTCTTGTTGCTCGTCGTCGTCGCCACCGCGGTCTTCGGCGAGACCATCGCCGCGGAGCTGGTCGCCTCGACGGGGGATTTCCTCACCCCGGCCGGCGAGGAGGCGGTCGTCGGCGCTGTCTCCTCGGCCGGCGGACGGACCGGTGCGAGCCTGCTCGGGCTCGGCGTCCTGCTCTGGTCGACGCTGAAGGTGTTTCGCGGGCTCGACACGGCGTTCGTCTCCCTGTACGGCGGCGACGAGACTCCGGGCTTCCTCAAGCAGGTGGTCGACGCGGCCTCGGTCGTCGTCGCGGTCGGCGTCGGCATCGGCGTGATGGTCGTCGTCGGGGCGTTCGTAGCCGCCGCGGACGCGGTTCCGCTGGTCGAGGCGGCGAGCGTCCTCGCGCTGCCCGCCTTCCTCGCCGCCGTCTTCCTCCCGATGTACTACCTCCTCCCGCAGCCGACGGTGAGCGTCCGCGAGGCGCTGCCGGGCGCGGCGTTCGCGGCGGTCTGCTGGACGCTGCTTCAGGCCGGCTTTCAGGTGTACGCGGTGAGCGCCGCGCAGTACCAAGTGTACGGCGTTATCGGTGGCATCCTGCTGCTCGTCACGTGGCTGTACCTCGCGGCCGTCGTCGTCGTGCTCGGCGGCGTGGTCAACGTGGTACTCGCGGGACGAACCACCCTCGACGGTCCCGATCGAACCGGGGCGACCGCCCGTCCCGCCGCGAGCGCGGACGACGCCGCGGACCGGCAGTTACAACATGACCGCGGCCGACTCACGGGTATGAACGGCGAGTCGGACGCCTCCGGGGACGACGACGAACGGCCGCGCGGCGCGCCGGACGTCGCCGCCCTCGAAGCGGAGGTCCGAGAGCTGCGGTCACAGCTCGACGAGTTCGAGGACGACGTGGAACGACGCACGGTCGACAAACCCGAGGTCGAGTCGGAGCTGAAACGGTACGTCCGGTCCCGAATGCGCCGCGGGCACGCCCGCGGCTGGGGTCCGTACCTCGTCTTGCTGTACGGTACGGTGCTGACGCTCGTGGCGCTGACGTCGCTTCAGGGGATCTACGCGGTCGGTGCCATCGTCGTGCTCGGGCTGTCGACGCTCGGGCTGTACACGATATTCGTTGTGGTCGGCGTCGGGCTGAACCTGCTCGAAACGCCGGGCAAGGCGCTCGATTACGCCCGCGACCGCGGCGATGACTGA
- a CDS encoding tRNA (guanine(26)-N(2))-dimethyltransferase encodes MDIEEGGITVSVPEARDGASEGTGGGVFFNPTQELNRDVTVATLRAYRDREPRAASYLDAMAASGIRGVRAAAEGYEVTCADIDADAVDLAAANLDANGLDGEAVHRDVNALLYDEGPFDVVDLDPYGTPIPFADAAFANGRNLVCVTATDTAPLCGAHLQSGIRKYGAVPRNTDYHPEMGLRTLVSALVRTAARYDKAARPIVSHVSRHYARTYLELESGARAADDCLEALGHVDHCEDCLWRSATHGRIADPVDACPECGSNRVLTAGPIWLGPVADPDFARAVRREVTDDMGEAKRARKLLGTVARELDTPTHYDQHRLYKQWGEPAIGMDEFVERLRGAGHEASRAHYRGTAVKSTASIPQMREAVLGTDAD; translated from the coding sequence ATGGACATCGAGGAGGGCGGTATCACCGTCTCCGTCCCGGAGGCCCGCGACGGTGCCAGCGAGGGCACCGGCGGCGGCGTCTTCTTCAACCCGACCCAGGAGCTGAACCGCGACGTGACGGTCGCGACGCTGCGCGCCTACCGCGATCGCGAGCCGCGGGCGGCCTCGTATCTGGACGCGATGGCGGCCTCGGGGATCCGCGGCGTCCGCGCCGCCGCCGAGGGGTACGAGGTCACCTGCGCCGACATCGACGCGGACGCGGTCGACCTCGCCGCCGCGAACCTCGACGCCAACGGGCTGGACGGCGAGGCGGTTCACCGCGACGTCAACGCCCTGCTGTACGACGAGGGACCGTTCGACGTCGTCGATCTGGACCCGTACGGCACGCCGATCCCCTTCGCGGACGCGGCGTTCGCGAACGGCCGCAACCTCGTCTGTGTCACCGCCACGGACACCGCGCCGCTTTGCGGTGCCCACCTCCAGAGCGGGATTCGGAAGTACGGCGCGGTCCCGCGCAACACCGACTACCATCCGGAGATGGGGCTTCGGACGCTCGTCTCCGCGCTCGTGCGGACCGCGGCGCGTTACGACAAGGCGGCGCGGCCGATCGTCTCCCACGTCTCCCGCCACTACGCGCGGACCTACCTCGAACTGGAGTCCGGTGCCCGCGCCGCCGACGACTGCCTCGAAGCGCTGGGGCACGTCGACCACTGCGAGGACTGTCTGTGGCGGTCGGCGACACATGGTCGCATCGCCGACCCGGTCGACGCCTGCCCGGAGTGCGGGAGCAACCGCGTCCTCACGGCCGGTCCGATCTGGCTCGGTCCGGTCGCTGACCCCGACTTCGCGCGCGCGGTCCGCCGCGAGGTGACCGACGACATGGGCGAGGCGAAGCGGGCGCGCAAGCTGCTCGGAACCGTCGCGCGCGAACTCGACACGCCGACCCACTACGACCAACACCGGCTGTACAAGCAGTGGGGCGAGCCGGCCATCGGCATGGACGAGTTCGTCGAGCGCCTGCGCGGGGCCGGCCACGAGGCGAGTCGCGCGCACTACCGCGGGACGGCGGTCAAGAGCACGGCGTCTATCCCGCAGATGCGGGAGGCGGTTCTCGGAACGGACGCGGACTAA
- a CDS encoding APC family permease: protein MGHHDLDRSLRLYPTMMISMGAMIGSGIFVLPALGYKKAGPAVILAYVLAALVVLPAALSKAEMATAMPESGGTYLYIDRALGPFFGTIAGIGAWFSLVFKSSFALVGLGAYLLLFAPLSQGAVVYVALALGVLVVALNVSGTKMSGQIQAVIVSLVVAGLLAYVLNAGFVADAGRYTPFATEGNLGVVTAAAFVFVSYAGVTKVASVAEEVKDPGRNLPRAILGSMGIMTVLYVAVVGAVVGLSDPDVLNTGGPDGTASLTPMADGASELFGGAGVVFVSVIAVVALTSMANAGVLSSSRFPLAMSRDDLLPPALRTIDERFKTPRNSVLLTGVVLLLLIAFVPVIELAKLASAFQILVFSIINLALVAFREADVPSYQPEFRAPGYPFVQAFGFLAGIGLLTQMGGLPILGAIGIITASALTYFVYGRSRTNRTGAIGTILSDRRDEEDDESAPTEPE, encoded by the coding sequence ATGGGGCACCACGACCTCGATCGGAGCCTCAGGTTGTACCCGACAATGATGATCAGTATGGGCGCGATGATCGGGAGCGGAATATTTGTCCTCCCGGCGCTGGGATACAAGAAGGCGGGGCCGGCGGTGATCCTCGCGTACGTGTTGGCCGCACTCGTCGTGTTGCCGGCCGCACTGTCGAAGGCCGAGATGGCGACGGCGATGCCCGAGTCCGGGGGAACATACCTCTACATCGACCGGGCGCTCGGTCCGTTTTTCGGCACGATCGCCGGGATCGGCGCGTGGTTCTCGCTCGTTTTCAAGAGCTCGTTCGCGCTCGTCGGTCTCGGGGCGTACCTGCTGCTCTTCGCGCCGCTCTCGCAGGGCGCAGTGGTGTACGTCGCGCTAGCGCTCGGCGTTCTCGTCGTCGCGTTGAACGTCTCGGGGACCAAGATGAGCGGGCAGATCCAAGCGGTCATCGTTTCGCTCGTCGTCGCCGGGCTCCTCGCGTACGTCCTCAACGCGGGGTTCGTCGCCGACGCCGGCCGGTACACGCCCTTCGCGACAGAGGGGAACCTCGGGGTCGTCACCGCCGCCGCCTTCGTCTTCGTCTCCTACGCCGGCGTCACGAAGGTCGCAAGCGTGGCGGAGGAGGTGAAAGACCCCGGGAGGAACCTCCCCCGCGCGATACTCGGTTCGATGGGGATCATGACGGTCCTGTACGTCGCGGTCGTCGGCGCGGTCGTCGGACTGAGCGACCCCGACGTGCTGAACACGGGTGGGCCGGACGGCACGGCCTCCCTCACGCCGATGGCGGACGGTGCGAGCGAACTGTTCGGCGGTGCGGGGGTCGTGTTCGTTTCCGTGATCGCCGTCGTCGCGCTGACGAGCATGGCGAACGCCGGCGTGCTCTCCTCGTCGCGGTTCCCGCTCGCGATGAGTCGGGACGACCTCCTGCCGCCGGCGTTACGGACCATCGACGAGCGGTTCAAGACGCCCCGGAACTCCGTCCTGCTCACGGGAGTCGTGTTGCTGCTGCTCATCGCGTTCGTGCCGGTGATCGAACTGGCAAAGCTGGCGAGCGCGTTCCAGATACTCGTCTTCTCGATCATCAACCTCGCGCTGGTCGCGTTCCGGGAGGCCGACGTGCCGTCGTACCAACCCGAGTTTCGGGCCCCGGGCTACCCGTTCGTACAGGCGTTCGGCTTTCTCGCCGGAATCGGGCTACTCACGCAGATGGGGGGGCTGCCGATCCTCGGAGCGATCGGGATCATCACGGCGAGCGCGCTGACGTACTTCGTGTACGGTCGCAGCCGGACCAACAGGACGGGAGCGATCGGGACGATCCTCAGCGATCGTCGCGATGAAGAAGACGACGAGTCCGCTCCGACGGAGCCGGAGTAG
- a CDS encoding universal stress protein, with protein MADTIVVPLELPDPEPLSPVLIEDLSSLSVVVLGHYDLPEQTPVRSAREQFGEAAQATLDAVAERFVDAGASVRTRLVFGKDRAAAIRQVAAEEGCAAELDPAPTEGIARILVPLPDVAEFDRLPRFIRVLSEDSIQEITLFHVVEGAERRERGETVVSETRERLIEDGFDAGSLDTLVVEGDGHDEEILRIAAEYDAVVMYEPESTLSDRVFGTLADRIADETGDPVILVNRDY; from the coding sequence ATGGCAGACACGATCGTCGTTCCGCTCGAACTGCCGGATCCCGAGCCTCTGTCGCCGGTGTTGATCGAGGACCTCTCGTCGCTTTCGGTCGTGGTCCTCGGCCACTACGATCTCCCGGAACAGACGCCGGTCAGGTCGGCGCGCGAACAGTTCGGTGAGGCGGCGCAGGCGACGCTCGACGCGGTCGCCGAACGGTTCGTGGACGCGGGAGCGTCCGTTCGAACGCGGTTGGTGTTCGGGAAGGACCGCGCGGCCGCGATCCGGCAGGTAGCGGCCGAAGAGGGCTGTGCCGCCGAACTCGACCCCGCCCCGACGGAGGGGATCGCCCGGATCCTCGTGCCGCTCCCGGACGTCGCCGAGTTCGATCGACTCCCGCGGTTCATTCGAGTTCTGAGCGAGGACTCCATCCAAGAGATCACGCTGTTCCACGTCGTGGAGGGGGCGGAACGCCGCGAGCGGGGTGAGACGGTCGTCTCGGAGACGCGAGAGCGACTGATCGAAGACGGGTTCGACGCCGGATCGCTCGACACGCTGGTCGTCGAGGGCGACGGACACGACGAGGAGATCCTCCGAATCGCGGCCGAATACGACGCGGTCGTGATGTACGAGCCGGAGTCCACGCTGAGCGACCGCGTCTTCGGGACGCTGGCGGACCGGATCGCCGACGAGACCGGCGATCCGGTGATACTCGTTAATAGGGACTACTGA
- the secY gene encoding preprotein translocase subunit SecY, which yields MSWKEAAEPVLSRMPVVERPAGHVPFKRKLTWTAGILIVYFFLTNINPFGLAVGQGSDFFGQFRSVLAGSSGSLLQVGIGPIVTASIVLQLLGGANLLGLDTENDPRDQVLYQGLQKLLVVIVTALTAAPMVFTGSFLPADDAVGSALGIGTFGVQMLIFAQIFVGGVLILFMDEIVSKWGVGSGVGLFIIASVSQQIVGGFFSFSALGASGFFANWYGVIFGDVPVSMSPFTAEGLQNLLFDPGNILALFTTVFIFGIVVYAESVRVEIPLSHARVKGARGRFPVKLIYASVLPMILVRALQANIQFLGQLLSSQWAGMPGWLGTYTDAGQPISGLFYYLNPIQARTQWMWFLGELEAASIEPWMIGIRLAVDLTFMIVGGAIFAIFWVETTGMGPEATAKQIQNSGMQIPGFRRNPQVVEKVMERYIPQVTVIGGALVGLLAVMANLLGTIGQVSGTGLLLAVSITYKLYEEIAEEQLMEMHPMMRQMFGNE from the coding sequence ATGAGCTGGAAGGAGGCCGCCGAACCGGTGCTCTCGCGGATGCCCGTCGTCGAGCGGCCCGCGGGGCACGTCCCGTTCAAACGGAAGCTCACGTGGACGGCCGGAATTCTGATCGTCTACTTCTTCCTGACCAACATCAACCCGTTCGGGTTGGCGGTCGGGCAGGGGTCTGACTTCTTCGGGCAGTTCCGGTCGGTGCTCGCCGGCTCGTCCGGCTCGCTGTTACAGGTCGGTATCGGACCGATCGTCACGGCGTCCATCGTCCTCCAGCTGTTGGGCGGTGCGAATCTCCTCGGACTCGACACGGAGAACGATCCGCGTGACCAGGTCCTCTATCAGGGCCTCCAGAAGCTGCTCGTGGTCATCGTCACCGCCCTCACGGCGGCACCGATGGTGTTCACCGGGTCCTTCCTTCCGGCCGACGACGCGGTCGGGAGCGCGCTCGGCATCGGTACGTTCGGCGTCCAGATGCTGATCTTCGCGCAGATCTTCGTCGGCGGCGTCCTCATCCTGTTCATGGACGAGATCGTGAGCAAGTGGGGGGTCGGCTCCGGCGTCGGGCTGTTCATCATCGCGTCGGTGAGCCAGCAGATCGTCGGCGGTTTCTTCAGCTTCTCCGCGCTCGGCGCGTCCGGCTTCTTCGCGAACTGGTACGGCGTGATATTCGGCGACGTGCCGGTGTCGATGTCGCCGTTCACGGCCGAAGGGCTCCAGAATCTCCTGTTCGATCCCGGGAACATTCTGGCGCTTTTCACCACGGTGTTCATCTTCGGGATCGTCGTGTACGCGGAGTCGGTCCGCGTCGAGATCCCGCTGTCACACGCCCGCGTGAAAGGGGCTCGCGGACGCTTCCCGGTGAAGCTCATCTACGCGTCCGTCCTGCCGATGATCCTCGTTCGCGCGCTGCAGGCGAACATCCAGTTCCTCGGCCAGCTCCTCTCCTCGCAGTGGGCGGGGATGCCGGGGTGGCTCGGCACGTACACCGACGCGGGACAGCCCATCTCCGGGCTGTTCTACTATCTGAACCCCATTCAGGCGCGGACCCAGTGGATGTGGTTCCTCGGCGAACTCGAGGCGGCGTCCATCGAGCCGTGGATGATCGGGATCCGGCTCGCCGTCGACCTGACGTTCATGATCGTCGGCGGTGCCATCTTCGCGATCTTCTGGGTCGAGACGACCGGGATGGGACCGGAGGCGACGGCGAAACAGATCCAGAACTCCGGGATGCAGATCCCCGGGTTCCGCCGGAACCCGCAGGTCGTCGAGAAGGTCATGGAGCGGTACATCCCGCAGGTGACCGTCATCGGCGGTGCCCTCGTCGGGCTGCTCGCCGTGATGGCGAACCTGCTCGGCACCATCGGTCAGGTCTCCGGAACCGGGCTGCTGCTGGCGGTCTCTATCACGTACAAGCTGTACGAGGAGATCGCCGAAGAGCAGCTGATGGAGATGCACCCGATGATGCGCCAGATGTTCGGGAACGAGTAG
- a CDS encoding uL15m family ribosomal protein: MTSKKRRQRGSRTHGGGTHKNRRGAGHRGGRGAAGRAKHEYHNYGPLGKHGFKRPEDAKTEVLEVKVQKLDEDAALYAAEDLAEEDGDAYVFDARDVVEDGHEADVVKVLGGGQVRRELRVTADAFTAGAVELIEEAGGEATLSERAEDAADEPENTSDDENDEA, from the coding sequence ATGACGAGCAAGAAACGACGACAGCGCGGCTCGCGCACGCACGGCGGCGGCACGCACAAGAACCGGCGCGGTGCCGGTCACCGCGGCGGCCGCGGCGCGGCCGGTCGCGCGAAACACGAGTACCACAACTACGGCCCGCTCGGCAAGCACGGGTTCAAGCGTCCCGAGGACGCCAAGACGGAGGTCCTCGAAGTGAAGGTCCAGAAGCTCGACGAGGACGCGGCGCTGTACGCCGCTGAGGACCTCGCCGAGGAGGACGGCGACGCGTACGTCTTCGACGCGCGCGACGTCGTCGAGGACGGCCACGAGGCGGACGTCGTGAAGGTACTCGGTGGCGGACAGGTTCGGCGGGAACTTCGCGTCACGGCGGACGCGTTCACCGCCGGCGCGGTCGAGCTCATCGAGGAAGCCGGCGGCGAGGCGACGCTCTCCGAGCGCGCCGAAGACGCCGCTGACGAACCGGAAAACACTTCCGACGACGAGAACGACGAGGCGTAA
- a CDS encoding 50S ribosomal protein L30: protein MQAIVQLRGDVNLEYGVEDTLDMLNIGRVNHATFVPETDSYRGMITKVNDVVAFGEPSVETVARTIALRGEPLEGSADVDDEWIDDNTDYADLEALAEALVDEETTLREQGLSPTLRLHAPRGGHEGIKHPVIEGGELGKHTTEEIDGLLEAMR, encoded by the coding sequence ATGCAGGCGATCGTTCAGCTCCGCGGCGACGTCAACCTCGAGTACGGCGTCGAGGACACGCTCGATATGCTGAACATCGGGCGCGTCAACCACGCGACGTTCGTCCCCGAGACGGACTCGTACCGCGGCATGATCACGAAGGTCAACGACGTCGTCGCGTTCGGGGAACCGAGCGTCGAGACCGTCGCGCGCACGATCGCGCTGCGGGGCGAGCCGCTCGAAGGCTCCGCCGACGTCGACGACGAGTGGATCGACGACAACACCGACTACGCCGACCTCGAAGCGCTGGCCGAGGCGCTCGTCGACGAGGAGACGACCCTGCGCGAGCAGGGGCTCTCGCCGACGCTGCGGCTCCACGCGCCCCGCGGTGGTCACGAGGGGATCAAACACCCCGTGATCGAGGGCGGCGAACTCGGGAAACACACCACCGAGGAGATCGACGGTCTCCTGGAGGCGATGCGATGA
- a CDS encoding 30S ribosomal protein S5 has translation MSRHNDGWEPRTRLGRKVQDGEVTSMEQALESGLPLKEAEIVDQLLPGLEDEVLDINMVQRMTDSGRRVKFRCVVAVGNRDGYLGYAQARDDQVGGAIQKAIDVAKLNIISVDRGSGSWEDQPGGTNSLTRTAKGKAGSVTVEIKPAPQGLGLAAAETVRNILELAGVEDAWTSSDGNTRTTVNLAKATFNALENAAQSRTPQHAREVHYDEVSE, from the coding sequence ATGAGTAGACACAACGACGGCTGGGAACCGCGGACGCGACTCGGCCGCAAGGTACAGGACGGCGAGGTCACGTCGATGGAACAGGCGCTCGAATCCGGACTCCCGCTGAAGGAGGCCGAGATCGTCGATCAGCTCCTCCCGGGGCTGGAAGACGAGGTGCTGGACATCAACATGGTCCAGCGCATGACCGACTCGGGCCGCCGCGTGAAGTTCCGCTGCGTGGTCGCCGTGGGCAACCGCGACGGCTACCTCGGCTACGCGCAGGCCCGCGACGATCAGGTCGGCGGCGCGATCCAGAAGGCGATCGACGTCGCGAAGCTGAACATCATCTCCGTCGACCGCGGCTCCGGGTCCTGGGAGGACCAGCCCGGTGGCACCAACTCCCTCACCCGAACGGCGAAGGGGAAGGCCGGCTCCGTTACGGTCGAAATCAAGCCCGCCCCGCAGGGGCTGGGTCTCGCGGCCGCGGAGACGGTCCGCAACATCTTGGAGCTCGCCGGCGTCGAGGACGCCTGGACCAGCTCCGACGGCAACACGCGCACGACGGTGAACCTCGCGAAGGCGACGTTCAACGCCTTGGAGAACGCGGCGCAGTCCCGCACTCCGCAGCACGCGCGCGAAGTCCACTACGACGAGGTGAGCGAGTGA
- a CDS encoding 50S ribosomal protein L18: MATGPRYKVPMRRRREVRTDYHQRLRLLKSGKPRLVARVSNAHVRAQLVTPGPDGDETHAAASSEELGEYGWDAPTGNLPSAYLTGFLAGARAVDAGLDEAVLDIGLNTATPGNKTFAVQEGAIDAGLEVPHNDDVLADWSRTRGEHIADYAEQLDEPLYSGEFDASELPEHFDDVLATIQEDHE, encoded by the coding sequence ATGGCGACAGGACCACGATACAAGGTGCCGATGCGCCGCCGCCGCGAGGTCCGGACGGATTACCATCAGAGGTTGCGCCTGCTGAAATCGGGCAAGCCTCGCCTGGTCGCCCGGGTGAGCAACGCTCACGTCAGGGCGCAGCTGGTGACTCCCGGACCTGACGGCGACGAGACCCACGCGGCCGCCTCCAGCGAGGAGCTCGGCGAGTACGGCTGGGACGCCCCCACGGGCAACCTCCCCAGTGCGTACCTCACCGGCTTCCTCGCGGGCGCTCGCGCCGTCGACGCCGGCCTCGACGAGGCCGTCCTCGACATTGGGCTCAACACGGCGACGCCCGGCAACAAGACGTTCGCGGTACAGGAAGGAGCGATTGACGCGGGCCTTGAGGTCCCGCACAACGACGACGTGCTGGCCGACTGGTCGCGCACGCGCGGCGAACACATCGCCGACTACGCCGAGCAGCTCGACGAGCCGCTGTACAGCGGCGAGTTCGACGCCAGCGAGCTACCCGAGCACTTCGACGACGTGCTCGCGACAATCCAGGAGGACCATGAGTAG
- a CDS encoding 50S ribosomal protein L19e, giving the protein MSDLKAQKRLAADELDVGKGRVWLDPEAQEEIADAITREDVRELIEQGTIRAKDAKTNSRGRARERSDKRSYGHQSGAGTRKGKSGARQNTKDDWKARIRAQRARLKELRDEEDVLDASEYRTLYNKASGGDFEDVARLEAYIRTQFGYEVTD; this is encoded by the coding sequence ATGAGTGACCTGAAAGCCCAGAAACGGCTCGCAGCGGACGAGCTGGACGTCGGCAAGGGCCGCGTCTGGCTCGACCCCGAGGCACAGGAGGAGATCGCGGACGCGATCACCCGCGAGGACGTCCGCGAGCTCATCGAACAGGGAACGATCCGCGCGAAGGACGCGAAGACGAACTCGCGCGGTCGCGCCCGTGAGCGCTCCGACAAGCGCTCCTACGGGCACCAGTCGGGTGCCGGTACCCGGAAGGGGAAGTCCGGCGCGCGGCAGAACACGAAAGACGACTGGAAGGCGCGGATCCGCGCACAGCGGGCGCGCCTGAAGGAGCTTCGCGACGAGGAAGACGTGCTCGACGCCTCCGAGTACCGCACGCTGTACAACAAGGCGAGCGGCGGAGACTTCGAGGACGTCGCCCGTCTCGAGGCGTACATTCGGACGCAGTTCGGTTACGAGGTGACGGACTAA
- a CDS encoding 50S ribosomal protein L32e: MADELEDISGVGPSKADALREAGYETVEDVKAASQSELSEVDGVGNALAARIKADVGGLEVDEEADAEIEDETDEEEAVEETDESETVETELRPRGHADKTPELDDETARALAQKHREGKPQFNRQDYHKKKRIPTSWRKPRGGLSKQRRRMKSKGPVVEAGFRSPTASRDLHPSGFEEVRVHNTDDLEGVDGDTQAVRIASKVGGRKRELIEDEAEEREIRVLNPTYVEVEVDDE, from the coding sequence ATGGCAGACGAACTGGAAGACATCAGCGGTGTCGGTCCCTCGAAGGCGGACGCCCTTCGTGAGGCCGGCTACGAGACGGTCGAAGACGTGAAGGCCGCCTCCCAGTCGGAGCTCTCCGAGGTCGACGGCGTCGGCAACGCGCTCGCAGCGCGTATCAAGGCCGACGTCGGCGGGCTGGAGGTCGACGAGGAGGCGGACGCGGAGATCGAAGACGAGACGGACGAGGAGGAGGCGGTCGAGGAGACCGACGAGTCCGAGACCGTCGAGACGGAGCTTCGGCCCCGCGGTCACGCCGACAAGACGCCGGAACTGGACGACGAGACCGCTCGCGCGCTCGCACAGAAGCACCGCGAGGGGAAACCGCAGTTCAACCGGCAGGACTACCACAAGAAAAAGCGGATCCCGACATCGTGGCGCAAGCCGCGCGGCGGGCTCTCCAAACAGCGCCGTCGGATGAAATCGAAGGGACCGGTCGTCGAGGCCGGCTTCCGTTCGCCGACGGCGTCCCGCGACCTACACCCGAGCGGCTTCGAGGAGGTCCGTGTCCACAACACGGACGACCTCGAAGGCGTCGACGGCGACACGCAGGCGGTGCGGATCGCCTCGAAGGTCGGCGGTCGCAAGCGCGAACTGATCGAAGACGAGGCGGAGGAGCGCGAGATCCGCGTGCTGAACCCGACCTACGTCGAAGTGGAGGTCGACGATGAGTGA